tttttactaaaaaatggtATATATTCATTAAAATCACATGATCAAGAATAATACAATTCTGCAAAAATCTTAAGATGatagaatatataaataaacttaCATCATTTatgttaataacataaaatggTAAACACAGTGATAAAAATATATgggaaaattatttatttaaataaaaaaatgataaaaataatttagaagagtaattttaaattagaaattaatCTTAAATCATCAGTCATAGatgaagaaatgaaaaatagtcCAAAAAGGAGAGGAAATCAGTTCCCGCTGGGCTTTAAAAGAAGATGTATTTACTTATCATCAGGATAATCAGACAAAAATGGATATAAAAGATGTAGTAGCCATCTTCTTCTTCAGTGGATACTGCACTATGTTGGACTATAAAGATGTGAAGGTGGCTTCTAAAGTgatgatttaattaaatttatcacaatATACTAGATAGATTGACAATTAGATTTATTGAGTTCGCATAATTTTATCATACACTCTACCACCGGATCAGatccattttatttcttctcaCTACTCCCACTTTCAAATATATTACCTCCACTCAGCCTTTTTATTTTCTCACTTGCATTTATTGTTATGATCTCATTTATTTGTTTCCCACTAGAGTaacatttttttccttctcttttaatatatatctcTCTCTCAACTCCTACACATTATCCATAAATGCttcaaaaacaacataaattaaaaaagaatgttACACTAGagtaaataattttcttttccgTCTCAATACACAATGTCGAATTTTTAGAAAACAATCTATTAATATTTGAAAGATTTTGAATGTTACAAGACTTGGTATAAACTGTAAGATGTATTAATACCACTAGATTTTTATACtttgtttaaaaattctaaataatcCTAATTAAATACTCCTAATTAAATACTCCAAGAGTgtgtttttggaatttttgggaatgtattttttttagaggAATTCAAATCTTTAAAGTGAATTACAGTGTTCagataataaatttagagaattttttaaatgaagggATTTTATGAGATATTTTGTAAAACTTAAATTGAGAGAATTTCAAATACCAtctaaaaattaagaattttaaattcctcattctttataatttatgaatttgaaaAGGGGAcccataatatttttaaaatttataattttgatcatATATGTTTCAAAATTTGCATATTAGTCCTTCTATTTGTTTTTGCAAATTAGttcataaaattttcaaaatttatttttggtccttACAGATTTGCAAAATGGTCCCTaaaattttccaaaattttgttttaattgtgTAAGATGACTATCATAATATTTACTAGAGATGAATGTTTATGTTTACTTAAGTAATAGAATATGCCCTTATTAGCGATCAGAACATTCGGTTACATCCTCTCCCATCCCATCCACGTATATTGATCTTatctaaaaaatcaaaatacggAATATCCATTTTCACCGCTTCGAAACCCCTTTTATTTCTTCTCAAATTTCAAACCCTAACTTCGCAAATCTCCTGTGATCTTTCGTAAACGTCAACAATTCAACCAATTTTCGTCTTCTTTCTCTCCGGTACTTCAATCATTCTTTTCGATTTCGATTTTTGTTTCGATTTCTCTCATTTTGACATGCTTTGACTTCGTAATCTGTTGTATGACTTTCAAATCTTGTTTTCGtcactactttttttttaaaatctaataatCATTGCGTTTCATGAATTGTTTCAATATGTTCGTAATCTCCGATTGCTTTCACCATACAGTGAGATTCGCTTGGCAAAGACTGTAATCTAGGGTTCTAGCTTCGATTATTGTTCTCAAAATTGGAATTATTGGAACATAGTTCATCATGAAGTTCCTAGAATGTGCTCCTCTGGACAGGTAATTGTAATTTCAAACGATTTTGAATTGAATCGTGTGATTTTGCTGTATAATTTCGGTACATGATAAGAGTCCGGTAAAAACATTTTCAGGCTTAACGATTTCTTGAGTAATTTGAATCTTGGAGAACGTACTATCAAAGGGTGCCTTGAAGCTTATAGTTGTAAGGATGAATTGGTGACAAAaggaatttattttttgatttggtTGGGGGTAGTGAATAACAAATTATTAACGGTTTTTCTATAGGTAAACATTCTGGAGCGGATAAAAAACTCTCTATCAGTTTGGGTAATGAGGTAAGCTGGATATTGCATCCCTTGTTTCTCTCTGAATTTCTCTTAACAAAAGCTAAAAGTTTAATAAGGACGTAcagaatatttttaattaggGTGTTTTTTGGTATGTTAATTCCCAATGTTTTGAACTTAGTTGTTTTTGCTGTTCACGCCATATGACATACATGCCTTTGGCAATCCAGTTTATATCTTGAACTTCTTCAATTTCAGATTCTTGATTATCTTGGAAAGTCATCAGACAACGACTCTCCCTCACCGGATGAATCCTTATTAATCAGAACCAGGTAGCCATTACATTACTACCTAGATAGGTTTAGCAAAGTGGAAATTATCACCAGTTTACCTGGTTCACATGTTTTAATTATGTTCTTTCCAGCCGGAAGACATTGGTTTACTTGGTTCTTGCTCTCTATCACATGTATCCAGATTATGACTTCAGGTACCTCAGTATCTTATGATGTATCAAAGGTTGCCCATACTAAGATAAAACTTAAAAAGGAGGATTATGGGTAATGCTATTGTCAGCTTAGTTGGCGACATGGCAACCCGCTATATAAtccttttttatttcattgggAGTGTTGTCAAAAGGCTTGACAGACAGTTAAAAAGCTGTTGCTCTTGAAGCTGAGAGTTCAAGTCTCTCCATTTCCCAAATTTTATTGTGGTCAATAAGTGGTTTAACAGTTTTCCTTTTACTCCGTGTTTCTGCTGTTACATCCCTTtatttttcctataataccataCGTGTATAATGGTTTTTAGTGCAGTTAAAGCTCACCAGTTTTTCACAGAGGAATCATGGGACAGTTTTAAGCAAATTTTTGATGCTTGCATGTTTGAAGCCTCAAAGGTGCTACTATTGAACATTGTCTATTTGTTGTTTTAAGAATTATTTTCAGTATTAGCATACGTTTGATGTGCAGAAATCTTATAAGCATCTTGGATATTCGGGCATAAGATGCTTGGTTCAAAATTTGTGGGTGTTTTTTATACAAGATTCTCATATTTTGTATTATTCTTAGAGTCCTAGACATGCTTGGTGATGACCTTGTTTTCTGCACCCAATAGTTGATGCTACTTTCAATTTCTAAAAATACTTGTAGGGTTTTGGTAGAAAAAGAGTAAGGATAATATCAGAAAGTGCTCAATAACTTGATACTAAATACAAAGCACTAGGCCACTAGCCCATATTTAACTAATACTACATTCTTATTGTACCATATCAACGAAGCAGAACACTAGATATAATGAGACATAAAGAGATCATCTATGTACTTCCAACATTCTAATATACAATAATGATATCATGAGATACTTCTAAAAGAATCTGACCGCCCCTCAAGCTTACTATGCTTTTAAGTTTTAACATGAAGATTGCCCAGCAAAACATGACTGAAAAGGCAACCCAAGGATTCTAGGGAAATCAAAGGGATGAGTGTTGTTGGAGGGATAAGAAGATAGCTGGAATCATCACCAGCCTAAAATGCTCGTTCTAATGTGGCATGACAAAACCATTGGACAGATTGGCTACTGAAATGAAACCCATAAttgagtagaatggtaccattGCATACCAAGCATGCAAATGGAAGAACAAATACCCTAACAAACTGAAATAAATTCAACTGATTGAATAGGAAATTCACACTTGATTTAATGAGTCCAAACCAAACATGACCAAGCGCAGCCCGAGGGAGTCACAAAGCTTAAGAAGGGAATGGGCGTGGGTAACAAATAAAGGTTTAATCTGAATGGAAACACATAGGAAAACAATGATAGGCTACAGTGACCAGGAATTGTGACGCGCTTCCTCACACGAGGAAGGTTGAACTTTCAGTATCTGGAAACCACCATACCATTGCTCCTGCTGCAATGCTAACGTCCATGGTCACTTGATGGGTATTTTGGACAGGAGAAGGACGGCCAACACTAAAATTAGAGGCAGCAGCTGTGTGATAGCAATGGGATAGTGAATCCGATGATTGAAGAAACATTGTTTGTAGGAGAGATGGACAATAGAGGTGCAAATTAGAGATAGTAGTACTGAGTGATTCTGAATAACACCTACGTGAAGTGACTAAAAACCACAATGCACAGGAGATTTTACTTAAGGAAGGCCTACTAAATAGCAGTTATTTTTGTGAACTGGTGGGATAGTCCTTTGGCATGTTTGCAAAGTGGTAAATCCGATCTTTATTTATTCGGTTGGAGTACTCCAATTCCACTTGCTTGTAAAAAAACTTTACAAATAGGGTTCTACATTTTAGGGCACTGTATATTAGTGAAATAGTGATAGTATAGGTCGGTTATTGAGCACGGTATATCATAttcaaattatgttttatttaaggaagggaaaaaggagaaaatatttttttttgaaaattggatCTTATGTATTGAACTTTAGCCAACATACTAGTCAACATGCATCTGTGTGTATATTTCCTATTTTTGATTCATATTATTATCAACATATAGTTTTAAACTCATACTATTAACTATAGAAGAATGGAATAACAAAGTGATTTTGAGGAATATTCTTAGTTGATAGAAGGATATTTAgaaatttattttgtcttttaaagttataaaatcaacaattaagTATTCAGAATCAATTACTAGTGATATtgaaatttgtaataaaattttgagaaaatctTTAAATGATCATTCTAAGTTATTCATCACCATCAAAAGGTTCTTCTATGTAAAATTAGACTAAAATGTAGATTTTAATATAAAAGGAGAGAGGAGTGTCAATTTTAATATAgcaaatactaataatattaatgataCTAATTACTAACGCTGCCCttgcaaaaataaaagaggGGAAAGGGGTAGAAGTTTCATTCAAGCTTCTCTGAAGGAAGGTTTAATTTACCCTAAGATCTTCTTTAATAGCACAAACTTCCTTCCTTTTTTAAAGTAACTGATCTCCCTTATTTTTCTCTAACGTGACTGATAAAACCCTTTTCTTTTAACAACGTTAATCTCCTGTTAGCTCCCTCAAGTTCACACCACTTTTACTCACATAGAGAAAGGTTTGGCAGTTTCACTTGAAGTTTGCGTATAGTAAGATTGATACTCTCCCGATGGGTTGTTTTGCTACCTTGTTTTAAAATCACCGCACATTATCGATGTGCTGAAGGATTTCCTCTAAAGTAAGGCCTCAAAGTAGTACAAGTGAAGGTTGGGAGTTGTTAGTGTCACTCCCTAGTAAGTTCAACTATGTGCTATTATGGTTAAGAGTTGACAAGTTTGTGTTGATTTTGAATCATTAGTTTTGTACAATTCGTCAAGTGTTTGATGAAACTTGTGGGTTTTGTTTTCTTGGGGGGCTCCTTCCACATTTAGTAACGTCAATGGCGACGATGGAAGTTTGTGAATGCTTTTTTACAAGTGAACATCAGGAAAATACGATCTAAATAAACACGAGTGAAGAAGAggacaaaataaaatactaggtaattttttattttatttttttatgtaatagaAATGAACTAGTGCAATAAAGTGAGGGGAGGCGAGGTAAGTGTTTAGGGAAAATTGGAGAAGGGTGTTTCTGCTCTTGACTGTTGTTTAAGAAGACAGAAGACATCAGGGTAGGTAAgtgtaatttgtaaaaaaatatcaagccCCCCACCTTGATCTAGCCAGTTTGGTAACCATGTAGGCTTGTtcaatgatatttatttttcaatccaACATCTTACATTGTTGTTTGGTCACGCACTACATTGTTACCAGAGTAGTATAGTACTCTCAGATTACACAAACTGCGTCCTTAGACATCTAAGATTCTCATGGACTGGAAAAAACATATCACATCCTGCCTAATGAACATGTTAGCTGGATAAAGGGCACCATGGTTCCTTTTCTTCCTCGATAGACTTTAGCCATAATGAGGAGTGGATTCTATATATCTCATTCTGTCTGTCTTCATTCTTTTGTTGGTGCAAAAAATGTATTATGTTGTTACTTGATAATAATGTTTAATTTTGCTACTGTGATTTAAAGCACCTCTGTTTTTGGATGACTTGTGTACTGTAGGAATGGGTTGAAACCTTTGGGGGTGATTCTTTGCTTGATGCCTTGTTTAAGGCCCTTGATGAGGTAAGTTTCATTTAGAATATGAATTGAAGTGATATCTAGAGAGGCATTTTTGTGATATTTTGTGATGCAGGTGGTAACGTTAGCTGATTGTGAAATTTATGGTTACTTACCTGATTCTGAGGCAGACCCGTTACCAGAGAGAGGAGCCATGTAAATTTTTCTTGCAACATATGTTTAAAAGTACCATCACAATGTCTATTATTGATCATCctaataactatattttattttttctgcaGTTGGTCCTTTAATTTCTTGTTTTACAATAGAAAGCTTAAGCGGATTGTGACTTTTCGTTTAAGCTGTTTTAGGTgagttgaaaattttataacCTTCATTAAGTGTCTCGGACTACATTTTGTTTGcatcaaatatttattgttaGACAATGTTGTTTGTGGCAGTAACTTGATTGGTGATGGATTTTCGTTTGACGAGATGCTCGATGAGTACGATGAAGAAATATTTGCTGACATGGATATATGAGTCAACACAATGTCTATTATGTTAGCATATCCAAACTATCATCCTCCTATGTGCAGTTTCTGTAATATAAGATCGTTTCACATGTGCAGTTCTGTGATATTAAAGATAGTTTCTGTGGTGTCCAAGTCATAGAGGTATGTGTAAGTTGCAACTTGCAACCCTTCCTGTATCCATGTTGTAGATTTAGCATAGTATAATATCTTTCTGGAGTGTCCATTGTAGATTTGGAATATGTACCTATCGGTGTGcgtataataaaaaacaaaaacaaaaacgtACTTATTTGATATTGGAGCAAGGATTATTGAGtatcaaatattcaaattacaTCCCTCTTGAAAATGAAAATTCTGCGCAGACCACCGTAATTTGTTTTGGGTGGACGAAGACAAAGGGGTTTGAGCGACACTTGTGAATTTATTCATGCTTATGTTGCCCGAGTAAAGGGAAGATCGTGGAGCCTTACAAAATGTTTGTTAAGTCTAGTGTGGTTATGCGACTACAAGATAAGAAGTGAGAATGGGTTATGTCATTAAATATTGAGGTGTGACAAATGTTGTGTAAGttttttaaacaaactataGGAATGGTTACGTgttatttgttttgttgttgacaGAACGTGTTACctgttttaaacaattttgaaactgttcttttttattttaacaatctaAGCGTATTTTTCTTCTATATCAAGAATTAAATTATGTTGAAAGTGATGCTACTGCCTTTGAGAAATGGCATGATATTGTTAAGAAAAAACAATCACTGTTTTTGCGTGCTAAAATTTCCTAATGAGTAGTTATTTTGAAGGTTTCATtggtaaaatttaatatttatagtaAGTTATTGGACGGAATAACTGAACTCAAAATTACTATTGGAATAATACTTGATTCACATTAAGAGAAAAAATCAAATTGCTTCATTTGGTAGGTTAATCTGTTTCGTAAttcactataaacaaaaaaatttaacaatcaaatattcttatattatattgtaatttagAGAACAATTTCATATTAAGTGGACATGTGTGGTTACGCTTTGTACTTAAACTTTAGTTTTTAGCAattgtcaaatatattttgtggttttttaagttatataaaaataatatattagttctttatttttatatttatttttgataagttaatcatttttcttttagtatCAAATTCGTCTAttatgtttgtaaatttttaCATTAATGATTGTAATTTCAAACtagtaaaactaaaatttaaaattctttcaACTTCTTCAAGATACTCATGTAATTTTTATGGGATTTTGATTGCAATGTTCATAAGAACATAAGTTctcaatcaaattttaaaaaataattaaataagagaGAAATCGAGTGAGATAAATTTTAGGATTCTTAAAATTAAACGTAAAATTCATTTGatctatattataaatttctataaaagtctattattttattttttatataattgataacaaaattcatagtactattttaaaattctcaaattaaaaatgattgaaataaaattatggCTATATAAATGGCCATTAAAGCAGCCAATGGCGGATATTTCACAAATTATTAAAAGGTGCgataaatattaactaaaatattttaattgaaattcataaaagttatataattctttttagagtttcacacaattcatacaaatttttagagattgacataattcaattaaataaaatgtatatattttataatttttatctttgttgaaaatttttttcttgaaaaatgtattagttttatttttatttttatgtttaaacgTCGTATCACTcttaaaaaatacacaaattaattaCTTAACACATTCAGACAAATAATTTACAATTCTCAAAGTTACAACTCACATTTACATAAAACAACAGTTCACAAATTATCAATACACTAATCAgaaaaacaataaacaattGACAATCATAAAGTCACAGTTTACACACTAAGGTTTACAGTCCCAATTTTCACATTAAAACCGTTCACAAGTTCCAAAGTCACAAATACAATTCACACACTACTACTAGTTTAAAATCTTAAACTAGAATAATTCacagttaaaaaataatagaagataaaaaaagtaaGAAGCTAAAAGATATAAGAAGCACATTAAGATAGTATGAGGACCAAATCCAAGAGGTGACGTTGGTGATCGGCCGCTGCGACTGCGTAATGAGATGGACAAGCGGAGAAAGACAGGCAACTATGGCGCTGATTGCAAAAGAGGGATACTACACAACGAAAATGCAAGAAGAGAGAGTTTGAATGAGGCCGAAAAAAAAGGATGCGGGGTAAAAAGAACATTCAAGCCAAGAAAGAGGGTCAAACCAAATAATTGAGAGAAGAAAAAGAGGGAAACGATTTAAATGAAATGAGaatcataaattttttgtaatattttaataacttgtcgttattatcttaattttaaaggattaataatgttttaactTATTACGATAGTATAGTATATGAGATGCTCttggataaattaattaaagatgaTAAACAGATGCATGCTTCTCATCTCATTATTCCCAACGCTTGAATTCACGCACATAATGTTTACCTGCAAAATCTTCAGAATTTAGTTTTCAGTAACATGTGCCGGAGTAGTGGTTCCCAAGGGttgttcaattaaaataaaaatacattattttttatagaaaaaaatagtgGTGTTTATAGCTTCAGATAAATCCCACGAAACCAACATTTTCATCCAATACATTAAAGTTCAAGTTTAAATGAAATCAATGAAATCAatccatttaaatttaaataatattcagtttaagtactgaatttaatattttaaactcatgaatctaatttattgatttaatataattaaaattttattgttaaattatatttaaaaatttgttgctatttttattgatttaagtattttattgtatttgtaGGTGTATTTAACGTATCatagaattttattatttttgagatgttcaaaaagttatatttaattacatttaatttttttttatgtctaaCGAATATGATTCAACTCTTTTATAATCGAGATTATTCGATTAGAATTAGATGTAAAAATCATAGGTTTAGAGtttaaatcaattcaaataaaattaatcgatttaaatattgaatttaacaacaacaaaaaagacgACTTAATTCAATTAGTAAATACcactaaaaaaactaaatttagcTCGTGATATCTATTAATGTTAGtggatttttgaaata
The genomic region above belongs to Cicer arietinum cultivar CDC Frontier isolate Library 1 chromosome 4, Cicar.CDCFrontier_v2.0, whole genome shotgun sequence and contains:
- the LOC101497188 gene encoding uncharacterized protein; translation: MKFLECAPLDRLNDFLSNLNLGERTIKGCLEAYSCKHSGADKKLSISLGNEILDYLGKSSDNDSPSPDESLLIRTSRKTLVYLVLALYHMYPDYDFSAVKAHQFFTEESWDSFKQIFDACMFEASKEWVETFGGDSLLDALFKALDEVVTLADCEIYGYLPDSEADPLPERGAIWSFNFLFYNRKLKRIVTFRLSCFSNLIGDGFSFDEMLDEYDEEIFADMDI